In Tachypleus tridentatus isolate NWPU-2018 chromosome 7, ASM421037v1, whole genome shotgun sequence, a genomic segment contains:
- the LOC143257168 gene encoding LOW QUALITY PROTEIN: uncharacterized protein LOC143257168 (The sequence of the model RefSeq protein was modified relative to this genomic sequence to represent the inferred CDS: deleted 1 base in 1 codon; substituted 1 base at 1 genomic stop codon): protein MQHSPFEVKKKLLKALDKDNNVVDMVGVIEVISILEKTPITKDELEQTRLGKYVNELRKKTSDEQLAKRAKALIKSWLKLLNQSANVSSNDERIACTPPVSIASGPGPGSGPGGGPLLLNSCTNLSVVSSCLKQNSPALNSERVASPLCSSGSNSPVMPIRPRSTQTAHSNYAPLTKNSWCCESRSDIITXTVSRNGSVASPSFSQVFKPVSPALLAVRNATTCRAGLTNKSSVTVACPRPHSPVYGEKCAQVSSHSSKSLPASIYSSMRSKPTTPPSVLVSTSHWDLDIARTNAANKRLRKDDSNIPSKKSIMSDNASCSNDKTALVNGLDSTSEPAQTFFHSRQSPFENFKSCRDASGSPSLFEKPKIERMPKRKGKQNESRDILKEKISAAASSCSSKLSKVKTHQQLMEEFQAKKGATLPSKLVTTSVSSSLCDVGSPSNFPGKPGNYALLGCDAETWQTKSELMVRFLKSSISPEEEVGVNNSPLYHKSSLESPVNEYSNVTRTPPCHEPFTNTRDPVDLEIKNIMSSLPVLEPNNINWDEDYVVKESEPVTDERVDRLLSDQWDCVNGNYDYNDKWKDWKDVTTSRSYNDDLLNILPYVNISW from the exons GTGGTGGACATGGTTGGTGTCATTGAGGTCATATCGATTCTTGAGAAAACTCCGATTACAAAGGATGAACTAGAG CAAACAAGACTAGGAAAGTATGTCAATGAACTTCGAAAGAAAACTTCAGATGAGCAACTTGCGAAGAGAGCCAAGGCACTGATCAAGTCTTGGCTGAAGCTTCTGAACCAGTCGGCTAATGTATCATCTAATGATGAGAGGATAGCATGCACACCACCTGTCAGTATAGCCTCGGGTCCTGGTCCTGGGTCTGGGCCTGGTGGGGGTCCATTGTTGCTCAATTCTTGTACAAATCTTTCGGTGGTTTCATCTTGCCTTAAACAGAACAGCCCGGCTTTGAATTCGGAACGTGTTGCTAGTCCACTCTGCTCTAGTGGGTCCAACAGTCCCGTAATGCCCATCAGGCCTCGCAGCACCCAGACTGCTCATTCAAACTATGCTCCACTAACAAAAAACAGTTGGTGTTGTGAGTCGAGGTCAGATATTATCACCT AAACTGTTAGTCGAAATGGAAGTGTAGCATCACCTTCATTCAGTCAAGTTTTCAAGCCTGTTAGTCCAGCATTATTAGCTGTTCGTAATGCAACAACTTGTAGGGCTGGCCTTACAAATAAATCTTCTGTTACTGTTGCTTGTCCGAGACCTCATAGTCCTGTGTATGGTGAAAAATGTGCACAGGTATCTTCTCATTCAAGTAAATCACTTCCAGCTTCCATATATTCAAGCATGAGAAGCAAACCTACAACTCCCCCTAGTGTTTTAGTAAGTACTTCCCATTGGGACCTTGATATAGCCAGAACCAATGCAGCCAATAAACGGTTAAGGAAGGATGATTCTAACATACCATCAAAAAAAAGTATTATGTCAGACAATGCCAGCTGCTCTAATGATAAAACTGCTTTGGTAAATGGTCTTGATTCCACATCAGAACCAGCTCAGACATTTTTCCACAGTAGACAGTCtccttttgaaaattttaagtcCTGTAGAGATGCATCTGGTTCTCCTTCCCTCTTTGAAAAACCTAAAATAGAAAGAATGCCAAAAAGAAAGGGGAAACAGAATGAAAGTAgggatattttaaaagaaaagatttCTGCTGCAGCATCATCATGTAGTTCAAAATTATCTAAAGTCAAAACTCATCAACAGTTAATGGAGGAGTTCCAGGCGAAGAAAGGAGCGACCTTACCCAGTAAACTTGTTACTACCAGCGTAAGTAGTAGCTTGTGTGATGTGGGAAGTCCCAGTAATTTTCCAGGTAAACCTGGGAATTATGCCTTGTTAGGCTGTGATGCTGAAACCTGGCAAACCAAGTCAGAACTCATGGTCAGGTTTCTAAAGTCCTCCATTAGCCCAGAAGAAGAAGTAGGAGTTAACAATAGTCCTTTGTACCATAAGTCTAGCCTGGAATCTCCTGTGAATGAGTACTCCAACGTCACAAGGACTCCACCATGTCATGAACCTTTCACCAATACCCGCGATCCTGTGGACttggaaataaaaaacattatgtcCTCACTACCTGTTCTTGAGCCAAATAACATAAATTGGGATGAAGATTATGTAGTGAAAGAAAGTGAACCAGTAACAGATGAGCGAGTAGATCGTCTTTTGTCAGATCAGTGGGATTGTGTTAATGGGAATTATGATTACAATGATAAGTGGAAAGATTGGAAGGATGTGACCACGAGCAGATCGTATAATGatgatttgttaaatatattgccTTATGTAAATATTAGTTGGTGA